One window of the Leptospira ryugenii genome contains the following:
- a CDS encoding nicotinamide-nucleotide amidohydrolase family protein, which produces MKPIVTILSTGSELTAGRSIDTNSGWIAVQLGELGWKVNRFVVMPDDPRIILSELKALQLQAKENPDVPSLVIMTGGLGATEDDYTLQCALELSGQKMVINEKANIRLKSLYAARGKSYTDILPTVMRQIHYPENSYVLENGSGLAVGFVLNLSENAYLACMPGVPTEMKDMYKKRLLPFLKRTFEKGELYQKNRWIWGIGESLFQAEFISKQKDLLDAGMEWGVTAQKGFIKAIFQAEREDLVDQAIARLKDAYPNQNTEDVFSFLHETLRLNKQTISVAESCTGGLLGGKITDVPGSSAYFLGGHLVYSNEQKINLLGVSADLIGKFGAVSEEVCKAMLVGLEKSIPSDFQLAITGIAGPEGGSEDKPVGTIWIGRKRKGSDPEAFLYQMPGNREMVRESAVNTALYLLSKLLK; this is translated from the coding sequence ATGAAACCAATCGTTACCATACTCTCCACTGGTTCAGAATTGACAGCTGGCAGGAGCATTGATACCAATTCTGGTTGGATAGCCGTGCAACTTGGGGAACTGGGTTGGAAGGTTAACCGTTTTGTCGTCATGCCAGATGATCCAAGGATCATATTGTCTGAGTTGAAAGCCTTACAGTTGCAGGCCAAAGAAAATCCAGACGTTCCATCCCTTGTGATCATGACAGGCGGTCTTGGGGCTACTGAGGATGATTATACCCTTCAGTGTGCCTTAGAACTGAGTGGCCAGAAAATGGTGATCAATGAAAAAGCAAACATACGTTTGAAGTCATTGTATGCTGCAAGGGGTAAATCCTATACCGATATTTTACCCACTGTTATGCGCCAAATACATTATCCAGAAAATAGTTATGTTTTAGAGAATGGTTCTGGATTGGCTGTGGGCTTTGTTTTGAATCTTTCTGAGAATGCTTACTTAGCCTGTATGCCAGGCGTACCCACAGAAATGAAGGATATGTATAAAAAGAGACTCCTACCTTTTTTAAAACGGACTTTTGAAAAAGGAGAGCTTTACCAGAAAAATCGCTGGATCTGGGGAATCGGAGAATCCCTTTTCCAGGCTGAATTTATATCCAAACAGAAAGACTTATTAGATGCTGGCATGGAATGGGGAGTCACTGCACAGAAGGGCTTTATCAAAGCGATCTTTCAGGCAGAGCGTGAGGATCTCGTTGACCAAGCCATAGCTAGGTTAAAGGATGCATACCCTAACCAAAATACGGAAGATGTATTTTCTTTTCTACATGAAACTCTCAGACTAAACAAACAAACAATCTCCGTAGCAGAAAGTTGCACAGGAGGTTTGTTAGGTGGAAAAATCACGGATGTGCCTGGTTCCAGTGCCTATTTTTTGGGTGGCCACCTGGTATATTCCAATGAGCAAAAAATTAATTTACTCGGTGTATCGGCTGATTTGATCGGAAAGTTTGGAGCTGTCAGCGAAGAAGTCTGCAAAGCAATGTTAGTAGGACTGGAAAAAAGTATCCCTTCAGATTTTCAATTGGCCATTACGGGCATAGCTGGTCCAGAGGGTGGATCGGAGGACAAGCCGGTAGGTACGATTTGGATTGGACGGAAAAGAAAAGGTTCTGATCCAGAGGCCTTTTTGTACCAAATGCCTGGGAACAGAGAAATGGTACGAGAGAGTGCAGTGAATACGGCCCTCTATTTGTTGAGTAAACTTTTAAAGTAA
- the argS gene encoding arginine--tRNA ligase, whose translation MKIETLIKNRVLSYLSTAVQSYIEEDKQSIQLDSLKIRIEYSRDEKFGDYSSPFAMENKNIFGKAPKDIAEGVIKQFANQPFFSEISFSPPGFINFRIDPKILWSYAKESLVSKDYYAKVENRKKINLEFVSANPTGPMNIVSARSAAYGDALGNLLSSLGHSVHKEFYVNDYGNQVNLLGVAVLLRYQEQKGIPLVFQEEDDGRNLFDLIELNVLPKESYRGEYIKEIAITFGKVETNKAHLESLISAKDWQRAISLLSDYAVEYNLKQQKEDLSLFGVQFDEFFRESSLHTSGEVNKVPERLKREDLSEEQGKLLFLSTHYQDDKDRVIRREDGRPTYLMADIAYHLKKYERGFEELIDIWGPDHYGYIARLKGSMVSAGKTPDSFNVLIAQQVNLIENKEKVKMSKRLGIFQTMRDLLSYLGKSASDVGRYFFLMRSADAPLDFDLDLAKDESDKNPVFYIQYAHARISSIFRELGEASLLDVPVDFNTWGKQEDRIRLLFWVSRFSEEVYDSALTREPHRLTNYLQSLSKSFTRFYGQKENRIKEKTGEERESLLLLCKMVQNVLKEGLTILGISAPDQMSKSEPNV comes from the coding sequence ATGAAAATAGAAACCCTTATCAAAAATAGAGTTCTCTCATATCTAAGTACTGCTGTGCAGTCCTACATAGAAGAGGATAAACAATCGATCCAGTTAGATAGCCTTAAAATTCGTATCGAATACTCTCGGGATGAAAAGTTCGGAGATTATTCCAGTCCTTTTGCTATGGAAAATAAAAATATATTTGGAAAAGCTCCCAAAGACATTGCAGAAGGGGTGATCAAGCAGTTTGCCAATCAGCCATTTTTTTCGGAAATCAGTTTTTCTCCACCAGGGTTTATCAATTTCAGGATCGATCCCAAGATCCTTTGGTCCTACGCTAAAGAAAGTTTGGTTTCTAAAGACTATTATGCAAAAGTAGAAAATAGAAAAAAAATAAACTTAGAATTTGTTTCGGCAAATCCAACAGGACCTATGAACATAGTGTCCGCTAGATCCGCAGCTTACGGAGACGCGCTGGGAAATTTACTTTCAAGCCTAGGACATTCTGTTCACAAGGAATTCTATGTGAATGACTATGGCAACCAAGTAAATCTTTTAGGAGTTGCCGTGCTCCTTAGATACCAAGAACAGAAAGGCATTCCTTTGGTTTTCCAAGAGGAAGATGATGGGCGAAACCTTTTTGATCTGATTGAATTAAATGTACTCCCAAAAGAAAGTTATAGGGGAGAGTACATTAAAGAGATTGCAATTACATTTGGAAAGGTCGAAACAAACAAAGCACACTTAGAGTCACTGATCTCTGCAAAAGATTGGCAAAGAGCGATATCACTTTTATCAGATTATGCCGTCGAATACAATCTAAAACAACAGAAAGAGGACCTTTCCCTATTTGGAGTGCAATTTGATGAGTTCTTTCGAGAGAGTAGTTTGCATACATCTGGCGAGGTAAACAAAGTTCCAGAAAGATTGAAAAGGGAAGACCTTTCCGAGGAACAAGGAAAATTACTCTTTCTTTCGACACATTATCAGGATGATAAAGATAGAGTGATCCGCAGAGAAGATGGAAGGCCGACCTACCTAATGGCAGATATTGCCTACCATCTCAAAAAATATGAAAGAGGTTTCGAGGAGCTCATTGATATTTGGGGACCTGACCATTATGGCTATATCGCCAGATTGAAAGGTTCCATGGTCTCTGCAGGGAAAACACCAGACAGCTTTAATGTTTTGATCGCTCAACAAGTTAATTTAATTGAAAACAAAGAAAAGGTAAAGATGAGCAAACGTTTGGGGATCTTCCAAACAATGAGGGATTTGTTATCCTATCTTGGAAAAAGTGCCAGTGATGTTGGACGCTATTTTTTTCTAATGAGATCGGCAGATGCTCCTCTCGATTTTGATTTGGATTTAGCAAAAGACGAATCAGACAAAAATCCCGTATTTTACATTCAATATGCCCATGCAAGGATTTCATCCATATTTAGGGAATTAGGTGAGGCTAGTCTTCTCGACGTTCCTGTAGACTTTAATACATGGGGAAAACAAGAGGATAGAATACGACTTTTATTTTGGGTCAGTCGATTTTCAGAAGAAGTCTATGATTCCGCCTTAACACGTGAGCCTCACCGCCTAACAAATTACCTACAATCCCTAAGCAAATCCTTTACCCGTTTTTATGGCCAAAAAGAAAATCGAATCAAAGAAAAGACGGGAGAGGAAAGAGAGAGTTTACTTTTGCTATGTAAAATGGTACAAAACGTTCTAAAAGAAGGATTAACCATTTTAGGTATATCTGCTCCCGACCAAATGTCCAAAAGTGAGCCAAATGTATGA